The window TGGCTTGAGAACTCTCTTCACTTCACCAAAGGATTTAACAATATCCGGCCAGAAATAAACGGTTTCAAAGGCAGTTACAATGTCAAAACTATCATCATCAAAAGGAAGATCCATTACATTTCCTTCATAGATTTCAACTTTTCCTTCCTTAATGAAATCTTCATTCACTTCCTTTGAAAGCTTTACGCTTTCTATGCTGTAATCCACTCCATAAACCTTCTTTGCAGTCTGAGCCATACGATTGATATTCATTCCACCGCCACAGCCAATATCCAATACAATATCATCAGGAGAAATGTTCAAGTGCTTCAATCCCCATAATGAAACTGGGGTGTGTTCCTTATTCATTGATTTCAATTGAATGTTACCTAGTTTTCCTTCCGGTTTTCTCATATTTGAAAAAAATCCCATTATTACACCTTTAAAATAAATTTTAACATTTTTTAGAAATAGAAATTTTATAAATTAATTGATTTATTTTTTGAAATTGAAAAAAATTGTAATATTTAAATAAATATTTAAACTAAGTGATATATAAAGTTTAGGTATACCTAAATATTTAATAATATGTAAAAATTTAAAAATTGCATGAAAAATAAACTAAAATTAAAAGTTAAAAAAAGAAGTCTGATGTTTAAAAAAAATAAGAAGTGGACTGACCGGGATTTGAACCCGGGGCCTCCGCCATGCCAAGGCGACGATCTCCCATCTGAGCTACCAGCCCACAAAATATCAGATAATATATTATATTGGAATTCTTATTATAAAAAACTATTTATCAGAATTGATAAAATCATTAGCATTATTTATCATCAGATGAAAATCTGAATCCTGTTGATTCCATAAACTTTACATTCTTATCAACTTCACTTCTATACCATTGCCTTAATTCAAGCTCTTCACTATCTAATGATTCAGTACTGGATTTATCAAAATATCTTATATTCCGTTCCATAATGCTTAGGTTATTAAGCCTGTTTGGAGGAACTTTCAAAGGGTCTTCATTATACAGAAGAATAACATAAATCACCATGGAACAGGAAGCATAATAGGAATCAGGGTAATGGTCAACAAATTTATCCACTATTGATTTCATGTTTTCCATATTGCCTGCTTCATATTCCAATTTGAATTCCTTGGCCAAATCCAAGACATCAGATTTTTTAAAGATTCCACTAATATTTTTCAATAAGCTCATAAAATACACTTTAGTTTGATAAATAGATTAAAAAAATAAGAAAAAATAAAAAAAGAAAAGAAATTTAATTAGAAATTATATGATTCGTTGATTTTACCGGTTATGTCGCGGATTTCAGCAGTAGCCTCTTCCAAGTGGAAAATAGCTAATTTGAAACCGGTTTCATCATTATAGATTCCTTGTAGGAATTCATTTCCTGCAACGATAACATCTGCAAAGTCGTAGGTTTCCTCAAATACTGCCTTACCGTAGTATCTTAGGAAAT of the Methanobrevibacter sp. genome contains:
- a CDS encoding class I SAM-dependent methyltransferase gives rise to the protein MGFFSNMRKPEGKLGNIQLKSMNKEHTPVSLWGLKHLNISPDDIVLDIGCGGGMNINRMAQTAKKVYGVDYSIESVKLSKEVNEDFIKEGKVEIYEGNVMDLPFDDDSFDIVTAFETVYFWPDIVKSFGEVKRVLKPGGMFLIGCEANGTNNLGMKFFNKVIDMTFYEDNDLVGFLDKNDFNEITVYLRDGKNKEEIIKKSDGEIFKIDDDYNNFSISDRFVEWMTVTAIK